A genomic segment from Aegilops tauschii subsp. strangulata cultivar AL8/78 chromosome 1, Aet v6.0, whole genome shotgun sequence encodes:
- the LOC109743416 gene encoding indole-2-monooxygenase: MARYVEVMYHIMHQTPLQLQALLLLSLIILLLHLATTSKQAKAKRLPPSPPALPIIGHLHLVGDLPHVSLRSLSRTHAADGLMLLHLGSVPNLVVSSPRAAQAVMRTNDHLFASRPPSRIADALLYGWSSDIAFSPYGEHWRQARRLVTTHLFTVKKVQSFRIARQQEVKVVISRIREAAAASVAVDLGEVVNTYANDVVCRAVSGKFFGAEGRNKMFRELIEANSALVGGFHMEDYFPRLAKVRLLSRFVRNNAETAHKRWDELLEAIIRDHEKNPMHHGRENGVDEQGESDFIDVLLSVRQEFHGITRDHIKAILMDLFGAGTDTSSLVLEFAMAELMRRPDQLMAKLQAEVRRGTPAGQQFVEEHNLAGMTYLKAVVKETLRLHPPAPLLLPHLAIADCDLDGYSIPSETRVIINAWAIGRDPGYWDKPDDFVPERFLEGGAAAAVDLTGKDFQFVPFGAGRRICPGLNFGLATVEIMLANLAYCFDWELPVGMERDDKIDMTEVFGLTVRRKEKLMLVPNTHVVA; the protein is encoded by the exons ATGGCTCGCTATGTAGAAGTAATGTACCATATCATGCACCAGACACCTCTACAGCTACAAGCACTTCTGCTACTATCGCTCATCATACTACTACTGCACCTGGCCACAACCAGCAAGCAAGCAAAGGCGAAGCGTCTCCCTCCTTCGCCTCCGGCCCTTCCCATCATAGGGCACCTGCACCTCGTCGGCGATCTCCCTCACGTCTCCCTCCGCAGCCTCTCCAGGACTCATGCCGCTGACGGCCTCATGCTCCTCCACCTCGGCTCCGTCCCCAACCTCGTCGTGTCGTCCCCACGAGCCGCCCAGGCGGTCATGCGGACGAACGACCACCTGTTCGCGTCCCGCCCGCCGTCCAGGATCGCCGACGCCCTCCTGTACGGCTGGTCGTCCGACATCGCCTTCTCCCCCTACGGCGAGCACTGGCGACAGGCGAGGAGGCTCGTCACCACGCACCTCTTCACAGTCAAAAAGGTCCAGTCGTTCCGCATCGCCCGTCAGCAAGAG GTGAAAGTGGTGATCTCCAGGATCCGTGAGGCCGCGGCGGCGAGCGTGGCCGTCGACCTGGGCGAGGTGGTGAACACGTACGCGAACGATGTGGTGTGCCGCGCTGTGTCGGGTAAGTTCTTCGGGGCGGAAGGCCGGAATAAGATGTTCAGAGAGCTGATCGAAGCAAACTCGGCTCTCGTCGGAGGGTTTCATATGGAGGACTACTTCCCAAGGTTGGCCAAGGTACGTCTTCTCAGTAGGTTCGTCCGCAACAACGCCGAGACGGCACACAAGAGGTGGGACGAACTGCTAGAAGCGATAATAAGAGACCACGAGAAAAACCCGATGCACCATGGCAGGGAGAACGGTGTCGACGAGCAAGGAGAGAGTGACTTCATCGACGTATTGCTATCGGTTCGGCAAGAGTTCCATGGCATCACCAGAGACCATATCAAGGCCATCTTAATG GACCTGTTCGGAGCGGGCACGGACACATCGTCTCTGGTCCTAGAATTCGCCATGGCCGAGCTCATGCGAAGACCTGATCAACTCATGGCCAAGCTGCAAGCTGAGGTGCGACGCGGTACTCCCGCCGGACAACAATTTGTCGAGGAGCATAACCTGGCCGGCATGACCTATCTGAAGGCCGTGGTGAAGGAGACGCTCAGGCTGCATCCACCCGCGCCGCTCCTTCTCCCACACCTGGCGATAGCGGACTGCGACCTCGACGGCTACAGCATACCTTCTGAGACTCGAGTCATCATCAACGCATGGGCTATTGGCAGAGACCCCGGGTACTGGGACAAGCCGGACGACTTCGTGCCGGAGAGGTTCCTCGAGGGTGGCGCCGCGGCAGCGGTGGACTTGACGGGCAAGGACTTTCAGTTCGTGCCATTCGGGGCTGGCCGGAGAATATGCCCCGGTCTCAACTTCGGGCTGGCTACTGTCGAGATCATGCTGGCGAACCTCGCATACTGCTTCGACTGGGAGCTGCCGGTCGGCATGGAGAGGGACGATAAAATCGATATGACGGAGGTGTTTGGTCTGACTGTCCGTAGGAAGGAGAAGCTCATGCTTGTCCCCAACACCCACGTGGTTGCTTGA